A stretch of the Xyrauchen texanus isolate HMW12.3.18 chromosome 20, RBS_HiC_50CHRs, whole genome shotgun sequence genome encodes the following:
- the LOC127661168 gene encoding BEN domain-containing protein 3-like, whose amino-acid sequence MSSSVCMVNADGQVPDKIKVEKDADVFENAEGKMESFFQRFTKRSATHTGPDGLTTEVERPNSRKRVKVTTQEGEHLLDDSSDDGSRSYSHGLSPQEQIPISSYRKPLYSITHRISERKAICNLEQHGVHNESRASHNGVHFQKLGSSGKHHMFKASPSVGVTGSPTALDSHLYPLIEKMFFLLNTLNSSMTQLHSKVDLLSLEVTRIKKQMRPSEIVMEFQPPREYQLTGDELTQLMEQTSTAGELGCRLLVQLFPELFTAKECTHGCTVCGLTTKRTLDSLHLQLIRNYVEVCYPLLKNENVWQTECLLQINDFFNHFWAQKDMESGQVCRKQVIGFDIEQNHGCHFISENAQDESLSPNSGENSNDIHLNNVNSDIVFDHQESVDDSEDLTSPEDLVIFLLNRLFPEVFEEGKLPEGHNSIGELIIDSDRLEIIRKYMEANFPDVPEDTWLQLCVQRMEEAIENASANGNGRDTNRDDNIPISKITDLCDYEKTIRRSKKSWLEPVDFDNLEIPLPDFDVPQDYLLTKGQLKNNYECSLSIGNFASRLLVLMFPELFTFENARKHYNCSGSLGKKQLDPVRVNLIRHYVQLLYPQASNDRIWTLEFVGKLDERCRRRDTDQRRSYQQQRKSYSPDQEPDPKDLLTAGQINPLTSDRLKEDFEILPLPLEKSSKDFCKIPLEDLSVSIPDFPVPSDYLLTDAEVREIVQQSLSVGNFAARLLVRLFPELFTQENLRLQYNHSGACNKKQLDPARLQLIRHYVEAVYPVDKMEEVWHYECVPSIDERCRRPNRKKCDILKKAKRSNNTVTYS is encoded by the exons ATGAGCTCCTCTGTGTGCATGGTTAATGCAGATGGACAAGTGCCTGATAAAA TTAAAGTTGAGAAAGATGCAGATGTTTTTGAAAACGCAGAGGGAAAGATGGAAAGCTTCTTTCAGCGTTTTACAAAACGGTCAGCCACACATACAGGTCCTGATGGTCTTACAACAGAGGTGGAACGTCCCAATAGCAGGAAGAGAGTCAAGGTGACGACACAG GAAGGTGAACATCTTCTAGATGACAGTTCAGATGATGGAAGCAGATCATACTCTCACGGATTATCTCCTCAGGAGCAAATACCCATCTCTTCATACAGGAAACCACTCTACAGCATCACGCATCGCATTTCTGAGCGTAAAGCCATATGTAATCTGGAACAGCATGGAGTTCACAATGAATCCAGAGCAAGCCATAATGGTGTCCACTTCCAAAAACTGGGCAgttctggaaagcatcacatgtTTAAGGCCTCCCCCAGTGTGGGGGTCACAGGATCTCCTACAGCTTTGGATTCTCACCTCTACCCACTCATTGAGAAGATGTTCTTCCTCCTTAACACACTGAATTCCAGCATGACTCAGCTGCATAGTAAGGTGGATTTGCTCTCGTTGGAAGTGACGCGCATCAAAAAGCAGATGAGGCCCTCTGAGATAGTTATGGAATTCCAGCCTCCTCGTGAGTACCAGCTGACTGGTGATGAGCTGACCCAGTTGATGGAGCAAACATCCACTGCTGGCGAGCTGGGTTGCAGGCTGCTCGTGCAGCTTTTCCCAGAACTTTTCACAGCAAAGGAATGCACACATGGCTGCACAGTCTGCGGCCTGACAACGAAACGAACATTAGACTCATTGCACCTCCAGCTAATACGAAACTACGTGGAAGTCTGCTACCCACtgttgaaaaatgaaaatgtctgGCAGACGGAGTGTCTGCTGCAGATCAATGATTTCTTTAATCATTTCTGGGCTCAGAAGGACATGGAGAGTGGCCAGGTGTGTAGGAAACAGGTTATCGGGTTTGACATTGAACAGAATCACGGTTGCCATTTCATCAGTGAAAATGCCCAGGATGAAAGTCTTTCCCCCAACTCTGGAGAGAACAGCAATGATATTCATCTCAATAATGTCAACTCAGACATAGTGTTTGACCACCAGGAGTCTGTTGATGACTCTGAAGACTTAACCTCCCCAGAAGATCTTGTAATTTTCCTGTTAAATAGACTCTTTCCAGAGGTGTTTGAGGAGGGCAAGTTGCCAGAGGGCCACAACAGCATTGGAGAATTGATCATTGACTCAGACAGACTAGAGATTATAAGAAAATACATGGAGGCCAATTTCCCTGATGTCCCAGAGGACACTTGGCTGCAGTTGTGCGTACAGCGCATGGAGGAAGCAATAGAGAATGCTTCGGCCAATGGTAATGGTCGTGACACTAACCGAGATGACAACATTCCCATTAGTAAGATCACTGACCTATGTGATTATGAGAAAACAATTCGCAGGTCTAAGAAGTCATGGCTGGAGCCTGTGGATTTCGACAACCTGGAGATTCCTCTTCCAGACTTTGATGTTCCTCAGGATTATTTACTTACGAAGGGACAGCTAAAGAACAACTACGAATGCAGTTTATCCATTGGAAATTTTGCCTCCCGTCTCCTAGTTCTCATGTTCCCTGAGCTCTTCACTTTTGAGAATGCACGAAAACACTACAACTGCAGCGGATCTCTGGGGAAGAAACAGCTGGATCCCGTGAGGGTCAATCTCATCCGACATTATGTCCAGCTTCTGTACCCACAGGCTAGTAATGACCGTATCTGGACCCTTGAGTTTGTTGGAAAATTGGATGAGCGCTGTAGGCGACGGGATACTGACCAACGCCGCTCATACCAGCAACAACGGAAATCCTATTCACCTGACCAAGAGCCTGACCCAAAAGACTTGCTAACTGCTGGCCAAATCAACCCTCTCACCTCAGATCGTTTGAAAGAGGATTTTGAAATTTTACCCTTACCCCTGGAGAAAAGCAGCAAAGACTTCTGCAAGATTCCTCTTGAGGACCTCTCCGTGTCCATCCCAGATTTCCCAGTGCCTTCTGACTACCTTCTCACAGACGCTGAAGTGAGGGAGATTGTCCAACAGAGTTTGTCTGTTGGAAATTTCGCCGCCCGCCTTCTCGTCCGTCTCTTCCCGGAGCTTTTTACACAGGAAAATTTACGGCTGCAGTACAACCACTCGGGGGCCTGCAACAAGAAACAGCTGGACCCGGCGCGTCTTCAACTTATTCGGCATTATGTGGAGGCCGTTTACCCTGTTGACAAAATGGAGGAGGTGTGGCACTACGAATGTGTGCCAAGCATTGACGAGCGCTGCAGGCGCCCTAATCGCAAGAAATGTGACATTCTTAAGAAGGCAAAGAGATCAAATAACACTGTGACTTATTCCTAA
- the mtres1 gene encoding mitochondrial transcription rescue factor 1, producing MQSLSVQALALRQLGRLNSLQLLTPCHGSSLSMWCPQTLHARQLWGSATPQTHRIAMWPKSWEARQNFPLHQTRLKSTRKKGRHIAVQQQEEEEEDVDAEASDNEDEFRDDPGLPKDYKDHERTVHSLRFDLVLKAGLDIARHGVEDAFYSLKLRLNGQSLSKKSKMVKVGDTLDLIISEDKEMDTVLMKRVILKKVVGETKDEEKLRVILRSWKNLQLPRKDMFKQ from the exons ATGCAGAGTCTGTCAGTGCAGGCTCTGGCCCTACGGCAGCTGGGCAGACTGAACTCCTTGCAGCTACTCACGCCATGCCACGGCTCCAGCCTTAGCATGTGGTGCCCACAGACATTACATGCTCGTCAGCTGTGGGGTTCGGCCACACCCCAGACACACCGGATAGCCATGTGGCCAAAATCGTGGGAAGCTCGGCAGAACTTTCCACTCCACCAGACTCGACTAAAGAGCACAAGAAAAAAAGGAAGGCATATTGCAGTTCAGCagcaggaggaagaggaggaggatgtaGATGCAGAGGCTAGTGATAACGAGGACGAGTTTCGAGATGACCCAGGTCTACCTAAAGACTACAAAGACCATGAAAGGACTGTGCATTCTCTGCGATTCGATCTGGTTTTGAAGGCCGGATTGGACATTGCACGACA TGGTGTGGAGGATGCTTTTTATAGCCTCAAACTGAGACTGAATGGTCAGAGTCTCTCCAAGAAGAGTAAAATG GTTAAAGTGGGTGATACACTGGATCTGATCATAAGTGAGGATAAGGAAATGGACACAGTATTGATGAAGAGAGTGATCTTAAAAAAGGTGGTTGGAGAGACAAAAGATGAGGAAAAGCTGCGAGTTATTCTAAGAAGCTGGAAAAACCTACAACTTCCCAGAAAGGATATGTTTAAGCAGTGA